The Triticum aestivum cultivar Chinese Spring chromosome 3A, IWGSC CS RefSeq v2.1, whole genome shotgun sequence genome includes a region encoding these proteins:
- the LOC123058665 gene encoding blue copper protein, whose product MPSAMKMAAVKAAVCIAAVTVVSLVHVVAATDYIVGSPTGGWQGKTDYKSWASAKTFLPGDTLTFKYNTNHNVLEVTAGDYEACSTANPVSIDNSGTTTIVLTAPGKRYFICGGPGHCQNGMKLEVEVADRPAPTAPSSPPQLPPAPTPPSPVPRTGSPAPAPAAEPPRHAGHKRHKKRHSPPPAAPTVDPAEAYFPLATVAPMSSPAASLPMSSDSAAALHAQWGYAALGLVALWFAVLAL is encoded by the exons ATGCCTTCTGCTATGAAgatggcggcggtgaaggcggcggttTGCATCGCCGCGGTGACGGTGGTTTCACTGGTCCACGTTGTGGCCGCCACCGATTACATCGTCGGCAGCCCAACCGGCGGCTGGCAGGGAAAGACGGACTACAAGTCCTGGGCTTCGGCCAAAACCTTTCTTCCCGGAGACACCCTGA CATTCAAGTACAACACGAACCACAACGTCCTTGAAGTGACCGCCGGCGACTATGAGGCCTGCTCGACGGCCAACCCCGTCAGCATCGACAACAGCGGCACCACCACCATCGTGCTCACGGCGCCGGGGAAGCGCTACTTCATCTGCGGCGGGCCGGGCCACTGCCAAAACGGAATGAAGCTGGAGGTGGAGGTCGCCGACCGCCCTGCGCCCACGGCACCCAGCTCGCCGCCCCAGCTGCCACCGGCACCTACGCCGCCGTCACCGGTTCCGAGGACAGGGTCACCGGCTCCGGCACCCGCGGCTGAGCCGCCGAGGCATGCAGGGCACAAGAGGCACAAGAAGAGGCACTCCCCGCCTCCAGCTGCGCCCACGGTGGACCCTGCGGAAGCGTACTTCCCGCTCGCGACGGTGGCGCCGATGTCCTCGCCAGCTGCCTCTCTGCCGATGTCGTCGGACTCTGCTGCCGCGTTGCATGCACAGTGGGGCTATGCCGCACTGGGGCTCGTAGCTCTCTGGTTCGCCGTTCTGGCTCTTTGA